In one window of Mytilus galloprovincialis chromosome 6, xbMytGall1.hap1.1, whole genome shotgun sequence DNA:
- the LOC143080785 gene encoding uncharacterized protein LOC143080785, whose translation MGFCLLQTYRFYVTILLCILYFQHVTTENKNKMQSTKKSPQLSVHVLNNISFSILQPWDQYCYMNELPKQNKPGKYYIEIICNINNTVLNFLDFRRFTSRIQENMSFSVDITCGYNGSVFFPYPGRARLLHSLRISNCVLNGFTSEATSDVIDTIPDSMKYFTLVNSVIYMSQYDFQQFQGAKHLTQAFQCGNVNAVKIIEYNISCWIGNMNKRSRLETFQARPNFRERTCTYKYLRHLQKSFSIIQPFTRRIDKSMYPNIETLNFSAASIIETPKHVQEWRLESKYLKYLDLSHNLIDDLYPIICHDSHNRYGDSPEGFVDLRYNNISSLRLFGFTKLISSICDKLTVNIRNNPFRCDCEVKHFQDFLQKYIINRTASSFRYMHGEKTILTRYKYLYDLKCYNPPSLRGRIISELSLSEIGCKPKLQIVSYVPTGPIIVVMLVSLFLCVSLFVGFRYRDQMAVSCSKWLK comes from the coding sequence ATGGGATTTTGTTTGCTTCAAACATACCGTTTTTATGTAACAATCCTACTgtgtatattatattttcaaCATGTGACGactgaaaacaaaaacaagatgCAATCAACAAAGAAATCACCTCAACTGTCAGTACATGTACTGAACAATATTTCGTTTTCTATCTTACAACCCTGGGATCAATATTGTTATATGAATGAattaccaaaacaaaacaaacctgGTAAATACTATATCGAGATAATCTGCAATATCAACAACACTGTTTTAAACTTTCTTGATTTTCGTCGATTCACATCAAGAATACAAGAAAATATGTCATTCTCTGTTGACATAACGTGTGGCTATAATGGAAGCGTTTTCTTTCCATACCCTGGCAGAGCACGTCTGCTCCATTCATTACGAATATCAAACTGTGTTTTGAATGGATTTACATCCGAAGCAACATCTGATGTTATTGATACAATACCTGATAGTATGAAATATTTCACTTTGGTCAATTCAGTGATATATATGTCTCAATATGATTTTCAACAGTTTCAAGGAGCAAAACATTTGACTCAAGCTTTTCAGTGTGGTAATGTAAACGCAGTAAAGATAATTGAATACAACATATCTTGTTGGATTGGTAATATGAATAAACGTTCACGATTAGAAACCTTTCAAGCGCGACCTAATTTCCGTGAACGCACCTGTACCTATAAATATCTTCGACATTTGCAGAAAAGTTTTTCAATAATTCAACCATTCACTAGACGGATTGATAAATCTATGTATCCTAATATTGAAACCCTCAATTTTAGTGCCGCCAGTATAATAGAAACACCAAAACATGTTCAGGAATGGAGACtagaatcaaaatatttgaaatatttagattTAAGTCACAACTTAATAGACGATTTATATCCTATAATTTGTCACGATAGCCACAACCGTTACGGTGATAGCCCCGAGGGATTTGTAGATTTACGTTATAATAACATATCGTCTCTCAGACTATTTGGATTCACGAAATTGATCAGTAGCATTTGTGATAAACTAACAGTTAATATTCGAAATAATCCATTTCGGTGTGATTGTGAAGTAAAGCATTTTCAAGACTTTTTACAAAAATACATTATAAATCGTACTGCATCTTCTTTTAGATATATGCATGGAGAGAAAACAATTTTAACTCGTTATAAATATCTGTATGATCTTAAATGCTACAATCCACCTTCACTACGGGGGAGAATTATATCTGAGCTATCACTTAGCGAAATCGGATGCAAGCCCAAACTACAAATTGTTTCATATGTTCCGACAGGGCCAATTATAGTAGTGATGCTTGTTAGTTTATTTCTTTGTGTGAGCCTTTTTGTTGGTTTCAGATATCGAGATCAAATGGCTGTTAGTTGTAGTAAATGGCTAAAGTAA